The sequence ttttgaggttgaaaTCCAAATCCAGTTTGCTGAGGAGCCATAAAGTTGGCACCGGTCGGTTGGCGAAGAGCATCGTATTTATCTAAGGACGTAAAATCAGACTTGGACCTTTTAGCGTTCATTGAAGTATGTACCTGCAGATTGAGGATCACTAGTGTTACCTCCAGCGAAGGTCCCAGCTTTCATGGAGGCAAATACATTTGCCGCTGACAAGTTATTCTGTGGGGGCGCGTTGCTCGGTGGTGAATTGAAAGAGTTTTGTTGAGACTCTGTCCGAAAGAGAGTGGTTAATACCTATCTGACGGTACGGTAGTGATGGCAGGCTACGTACGTGGTTGGAATCCACCACCATTGAACATCCCGCCCATACCCGTTGGCTGCATGCTGAGAGGCGGTGATTGTGAAGCCATCGGGCTGGGCGAGAACCCAGTTTGTTGCGGTAGCATGAAATTGGGTTGGTTGGGTTGGAATCCGGTAGGCTGGCTCTGCAGGAAACTCGGCTGTGAAGGTTGGAACCCGGTAGGTTGAGATTGTAAGAAACTAGGCTGAGAAGGCTGGAAGCCTGTGGGCTGTGACTGAAGGAAACTTGGCTGTGACGGTTGGAACCCAGTCGGTTGACTTTGTAAAAAGCTTGGTTGAGAAGGCTGGAACCCGGTCGGTTGGGATTGCAATCCACCAAAGGACGGAGTCGAGCCAGGGCGGGTAGGCACAAACGAATTGAATCCACTAGTAGTCGGGATTAGTGGCGTCAGCAATGATTGATTCGCGGGAATGGGTGCAGGTGGACCGCGGGGTCCCAAGATGCCTGTTTGCTGGGCGGTGAGCAACTGGCCTATAGGTGCGGGCGAGTTACCCATCCCCAATCCAACTTGGAAACTTGAAGGAACGGTGCCCGGTGACTGCATTCCCGTTGGTTGTGATACAATGGGGGCTGATGGAGGACGCATCTGCTGGATCTTTGCGAGGATATCAAATTGTGAAGACGCGGGCTGCGAAATTGGTGCTGCAGGAGGGTTCGTAGTAGCAGGTCGTTGAATCGGGGGTGAAGCGACCGGAGGGACTGACACGGCagctggtgctggtgctggtggtgCTGGTGGCGGCGTAGGTGCTACAGGCGCGACGGGCGCAACTGGGGCGGGAGGCGGTGCAGGCGCAGGAGGCGGAGGTGCAGGTGCAGGGGGAGCAGGTGCAGGAGCGGGGGGAGGAGACAGCGCAACAGCTGGAGCAGGAGAGGCTGGCTTTGCGCTGCTGGGCCTAGGGGTCCACGCATCGTCATCAAACCCACTGGCCACAGGAGCAGCAATGGGAGCGGTAGAACGTTCTTCATTCGCAGCAGTTGGGGAACTTGTAAGGACACCTCCCGTAGGGCTAGTGATCTGCGGAGTACCACCACGGGAAATAGACCCAGTATTTCCGAGCACACTGCCATCGACTGCAATTGGAGCGGTCTTACTCGATGGAGGCGGGCGTCCCCTGCGAGTATTCTTGAGCTGACCATTTGGCCCAGTGAACAAATTCGGTGCGGGACTGGTCGTAGCTGAGCGGCGGGGAGACGCAGCATTCTCTTGGGCCTGTAGCTGCCGTGCCAACTCTTCGTCCTTGCGCATTTGTTCTCGGCGAGCAGAGTCGTCTTCGTGTTTCCAGCCCTTCTTCTCAATCGCCTTCATCACACGAATGATATCTCCTTCGCGCAGGCCCAACGAACGCAGAGTAGAATCCTTAATATCAGCGACAATCGACTCGTCGATCTTATCCCTATTGAACGAAGCAGCATAGCGTGTGCAATCATCCATATCGCAGCCAGCGCTGAGGAAGAAATCGAACCAATCGATCTGTGGCTTTTTGGGCTGCTGTGGAACCGGTCGCGAAGGCGTGGAAGGAGGACGCGAGTTGCGGCGTTCAGCAATGACTGACAGGGGCACGTTATCATCATCTGGGGCAGTCGCGGGACTCTTGCCAGCATTGATAAGCTTCTCGACATATGCCATGTCTTCAGGAGACATCTTGGCCGAAGGCACATCGATGATTACACCGTTGGACTTGTGTAGCTTAATTTTGCCGTTCTCGATTCCAAGGAATTCGGCTTCAACCTTGAACTGACCAGTACGATCGTGCCAGATTCGAGTTTTCCCAGGCCCTGTCAATGGTTAAAATATCTTCATCTGCGCCTTCCATGCACCAAACTTACGAGGACCGTTGTTCGACCTTCGCGGCTCAGAATCAGTAGACGGACGAGTACCTGTGGAGGACCTGGCAGCTTGTTTGGCGGCTCTATGGAGACAATGAATTTTTCTGTCCATTTTATGAGTTGATCAACGCACTTTTCTTTCTCAAGTCTCTGCTGCTCTAGACGCTCGAGTTCACGAGCCCTCGCCTCCGCCTCTGTACGTTCTTGTTCGCGCTTCCGTCTCTTCTCGTCTGCAGCTCTACGCTCTGCCTCTTCGCGCTCTTTGATCTTTTCCAGGCGCCTCTGCTCCGCCATTGCAGCAGCTTGTTGTTCCGCAGCATTGGACGTAGTTAACTCTGTGGTAGTGTCATCTTCATCGTCTTG comes from Rhizoctonia solani chromosome 4, complete sequence and encodes:
- a CDS encoding actin cytoskeleton-regulatory complex protein SLA1, which encodes MSATYGSVLVALYDYAPPAGTEDEVAIKEDQLLLLLDGSDDEWWKVKIKTNSQEDNGDSGLVPKAYVEEAKPITSAKALYDYAANGDGELSITEDESLLVFDQETEWTLVKSTKPGGKAGYVPATYIELSGSVKEEESAVAAPVLPPPAAVPRTSYTDPTELVAASHTKARSDPVETWSVSILDKKDKKKKGTLGVGNGAIFFSSESDKTPVQQWQTSAVVTVTSDKAKHVDIQIASGGEITTLRFVASSRDVSEAILQKVEASRSIANSGSGSTPTAPIPDPINTEVPKHHKNGASVRFAKSPDSVIPNPEDDDDDGPLGEQASALYDFTAQASDELSVKEGETLIVINREESEEWWKCRNMKGEEGVVPSSYIELQGSSTLARSQSQDDEDDTTTELTTSNAAEQQAAAMAEQRRLEKIKEREEAERRAADEKRRKREQERTEAEARARELERLEQQRLEKEKAAKQAARSSTGTRPSTDSEPRRSNNGPRPGKTRIWHDRTGQFKVEAEFLGIENGKIKLHKSNGVIIDVPSAKMSPEDMAYVEKLINAGKSPATAPDDDNVPLSVIAERRNSRPPSTPSRPVPQQPKKPQIDWFDFFLSAGCDMDDCTRYAASFNRDKIDESIVADIKDSTLRSLGLREGDIIRVMKAIEKKGWKHEDDSARREQMRKDEELARQLQAQENAASPRRSATTSPAPNLFTGPNGQLKNTRRGRPPPSSKTAPIAVDGSVLGNTGSISRGGTPQITSPTGGVLTSSPTAANEERSTAPIAAPVASGFDDDAWTPRPSSAKPASPAPAVALSPPPAPAPAPPAPAPPPPAPAPPPAPVAPVAPVAPTPPPAPPAPAPAAVSVPPVASPPIQRPATTNPPAAPISQPASSQFDILAKIQQMRPPSAPIVSQPTGMQSPGTVPSSFQVGLGMGNSPAPIGQLLTAQQTGILGPRGPPAPIPANQSLLTPLIPTTSGFNSFVPTRPGSTPSFGGLQSQPTGFQPSQPSFLQSQPTGFQPSQPSFLQSQPTGFQPSQPSFLQSQPTGFQPSQPSFLQSQPTGFQPNQPNFMLPQQTGFSPSPMASQSPPLSMQPTGMGGMFNGGGFQPQSQQNSFNSPPSNAPPQNNLSAANVFASMKAGTFAGGNTSDPQSADKYDALRQPTGANFMAPQQTGFGFQPQNQFQPGFNGYR